The following are encoded in a window of Tessaracoccus flavescens genomic DNA:
- a CDS encoding helix-turn-helix domain-containing protein, translating to MTTRTPLLRAAGDFGLAIQQARIARGKTQTELADEIGVTQSRISAIECGQTTILLASILELAHSTGISLTATWEDDDAPSPLTPEPARSVQSEG from the coding sequence ATGACCACGAGGACGCCACTGCTGCGAGCAGCGGGCGACTTCGGGTTGGCCATCCAACAGGCACGCATCGCGCGCGGCAAGACCCAGACTGAACTGGCCGACGAGATCGGCGTCACTCAGTCGAGGATCAGCGCCATCGAGTGCGGGCAGACGACGATCCTGCTGGCGAGCATCCTCGAACTGGCCCACTCGACCGGCATCTCGCTGACCGCCACCTGGGAGGACGACGATGCGCCCTCGCCGTTGACCCCTGAACCTGCCCGATCAGTTCAGAGCGAAGGCTAG